One genomic window of Psychrobacillus sp. INOP01 includes the following:
- a CDS encoding ring-cleaving dioxygenase translates to MDHLKGIHHVTAITSSAEKNYEFFTYVLGMRLVKKTVNQDDIQTYHLFFADDKGSAGTDMTFFDFPGIPKGIHGTNEIYKTAFRVPTDEALEYWGKRFDKYEVKNNGIEEVFGKKTISFVDFDDQQYMLVSDEFNEGIASGTPWQNGPVPLEFAITGLGPIHIRIAQFDYFKEVLEKVMLMREIAQEGSLHLFEVGEGGNGAQVIVEHNAILPASRQGYGTVHHAAFRVEDTKVLYEWIDHMQAAGFGTSGYVDRFFFESLYSRVAPGILFEWATDGPGFMGDEPYETVGEILSLPPFLEGKREQIEASVRPIDTVRSTLNIEKEYF, encoded by the coding sequence ATGGACCATTTAAAAGGGATACACCACGTAACAGCTATAACAAGTAGTGCAGAAAAAAACTATGAATTTTTCACATATGTATTAGGAATGCGTCTTGTAAAGAAAACAGTTAATCAGGACGATATTCAGACGTATCATTTATTTTTCGCAGATGATAAAGGGTCAGCTGGTACAGATATGACATTCTTCGATTTCCCAGGTATTCCAAAAGGAATACATGGAACAAACGAGATTTATAAAACAGCTTTCCGTGTACCAACAGATGAGGCACTTGAATACTGGGGGAAACGTTTTGATAAGTACGAAGTAAAAAATAATGGTATTGAAGAAGTGTTTGGGAAGAAGACTATTTCATTTGTGGACTTTGATGATCAACAATATATGTTGGTTTCTGATGAATTTAATGAGGGTATTGCATCTGGAACACCTTGGCAAAATGGGCCAGTACCGTTGGAATTTGCGATTACAGGCTTAGGGCCAATTCATATTCGTATCGCGCAATTTGATTATTTTAAAGAAGTATTGGAAAAAGTAATGTTAATGCGTGAAATCGCACAAGAAGGTTCACTGCATTTATTTGAAGTTGGCGAAGGAGGAAATGGTGCACAAGTAATTGTGGAACATAATGCAATCTTGCCAGCTAGTCGTCAGGGTTACGGTACAGTACATCACGCAGCATTCCGTGTGGAAGACACGAAAGTGTTATATGAATGGATTGACCATATGCAAGCTGCTGGTTTCGGTACTTCGGGGTATGTAGATCGCTTCTTCTTTGAATCTTTATATTCTCGTGTAGCACCTGGAATCCTTTTTGAATGGGCAACAGATGGACCTGGATTTATGGGTGACGAGCCTTATGAAACAGTAGGAGAAATCTTATCTTTACCGCCATTCCTTGAAGGGAAACGCGAACAAATTGAGGCATCCGTGCGACCGATCGACACCGTACGTAGCACGCTTAACATAGAAAAAGAGTACTTTTAA
- a CDS encoding NADPH-dependent FMN reductase, whose translation MGFLNKLFGTQEQQHEEEKTMTKSNIGIILGSTREGRVSPQVGAWVKELADKRGDANYTIIDIAEYKLPLLGEAGGDASGAAAWSEIIAKQDGFVFIVQEYNHSITGALKNALDYLREEWNNKAAGIVSYGSVGGARATEHLRGILSELLVAHVRVHPALSLFTDFENGTDFKPAAVQADSVNQMLDQVIPWTTALNTVRK comes from the coding sequence ATGGGTTTTTTAAATAAATTATTTGGAACACAAGAACAACAACATGAGGAGGAAAAAACAATGACAAAATCAAATATAGGTATTATTTTAGGTTCAACACGTGAAGGACGCGTAAGTCCACAAGTAGGGGCATGGGTAAAAGAATTAGCAGATAAACGTGGGGATGCAAACTACACTATTATCGACATTGCAGAATACAAATTACCACTTTTAGGTGAAGCAGGCGGCGATGCATCAGGTGCAGCGGCATGGTCAGAAATCATTGCAAAACAAGACGGTTTCGTATTCATCGTTCAAGAATACAATCATTCTATAACTGGTGCACTTAAAAATGCATTAGATTACCTACGTGAAGAGTGGAACAACAAAGCTGCTGGGATCGTATCTTACGGTTCAGTAGGCGGGGCTCGTGCAACAGAACATTTACGTGGTATTTTAAGTGAATTACTTGTAGCACATGTACGTGTACATCCAGCATTATCATTATTTACAGACTTCGAAAACGGTACAGATTTCAAACCAGCTGCCGTTCAAGCAGATTCAGTCAACCAAATGTTAGATCAAGTTATTCCTTGGACAACTGCATTAAATACAGTTCGTAAATAA
- a CDS encoding ring-cleaving dioxygenase, with product MGGTKINKIAGHHHVSMITKKGQQNNQFYQKVLGLRRVKKTVNQDDPSMYHLFYGDLTGSAGTELSFFEIPMVGRTKRGTNAITRIGLLVPSYDSLIYWKRRFELLDVQHGELTMYAGRDALHFEDCEGLRLVLLNNNGDEVPAYWQSWDDSIVVAEHRILGMGAVEMTVQSLNSLANTLENLFGYELASSKENEVIYQSVKGQAFGEIVIVEQDGPKEKPGKGSVHHVAIRVKNGEELRDWHQRIQDFGFEVMKITDRYYFESLYFREENGILFELATDGPGFTVDSSIESLGKELDLPPFLESKRAEIEANLVPIE from the coding sequence ATGGGAGGAACCAAGATAAACAAGATAGCAGGACATCATCATGTTTCGATGATTACAAAAAAGGGGCAACAAAACAATCAGTTTTATCAAAAAGTGCTGGGGCTTCGTAGAGTGAAAAAAACGGTTAATCAAGATGATCCGAGTATGTATCATCTGTTTTATGGGGATTTAACAGGCAGTGCTGGAACAGAGTTATCTTTCTTTGAAATCCCTATGGTAGGAAGAACGAAACGAGGAACAAATGCCATTACGCGAATTGGCTTACTTGTTCCGTCTTATGACAGTCTAATATATTGGAAGAGAAGATTTGAATTACTCGATGTGCAACATGGAGAGCTGACCATGTACGCGGGACGTGACGCGCTTCACTTTGAAGATTGCGAGGGATTACGACTTGTCCTTCTAAATAATAATGGCGATGAAGTACCAGCTTATTGGCAGTCTTGGGATGATTCAATTGTTGTAGCGGAGCATCGTATTCTGGGAATGGGTGCTGTGGAAATGACAGTACAATCACTTAATAGTTTAGCAAATACGTTAGAAAACCTGTTTGGGTATGAACTTGCTTCGAGTAAAGAAAACGAAGTTATCTACCAATCGGTAAAAGGTCAGGCTTTTGGTGAAATTGTCATTGTGGAGCAAGATGGTCCAAAAGAAAAACCTGGAAAAGGCAGTGTGCATCATGTAGCTATCCGTGTAAAAAATGGCGAGGAGCTACGGGATTGGCACCAGCGTATTCAAGATTTTGGATTTGAAGTTATGAAAATAACAGACCGTTACTATTTTGAGAGTTTATATTTTAGAGAAGAGAATGGCATTTTATTTGAGTTAGCAACAGACGGACCAGGTTTTACAGTGGATTCCAGCATTGAATCCCTAGGTAAAGAGTTAGACTTACCGCCATTTTTAGAAAGCAAGCGAGCAGAAATCGAAGCAAATTTGGTACCAATAGAGTAA
- a CDS encoding nitroreductase family protein, which produces MDFTKLIDIRRSASNFLKEVKMTESDLKPIFDDLKLTPSAFNLQHTEYVVVLDEEMKEKVRLAASGQFKVHSASAVILVLADRYAYRQTERLHEGMRDLGIITDFELNKMVQENSQFYEEKGEQFMKEDAIRNASLSSMMFMLSAKNRGWDTCPMIGFDQDKIRELLHVPNTHEVVLMITIGKEKISSRRLRGYRKPVDEFVKFIK; this is translated from the coding sequence ATGGACTTTACAAAACTAATAGATATACGTAGATCTGCTAGTAACTTTTTAAAAGAAGTGAAGATGACAGAAAGTGATTTAAAACCCATTTTCGATGATTTAAAGCTTACCCCTTCAGCCTTTAACTTACAACATACAGAATATGTAGTTGTCTTAGATGAAGAGATGAAGGAAAAAGTTCGATTAGCTGCCAGTGGACAGTTCAAGGTACATAGCGCATCGGCAGTTATTCTAGTATTAGCAGATCGTTATGCTTATCGCCAAACAGAACGCCTACATGAAGGAATGAGAGACTTAGGAATCATTACAGATTTCGAATTAAACAAAATGGTACAGGAGAATAGTCAATTCTATGAAGAAAAAGGGGAGCAATTTATGAAGGAGGATGCAATTAGAAACGCATCGCTTTCATCCATGATGTTTATGCTCTCTGCAAAAAACCGTGGATGGGATACTTGTCCAATGATTGGCTTTGACCAAGACAAGATACGGGAATTACTCCATGTTCCAAACACACACGAAGTAGTGTTAATGATTACAATAGGAAAAGAAAAAATAAGTAGTCGTCGTTTACGTGGTTATCGTAAGCCGGTAGATGAATTTGTGAAATTTATTAAATAG
- a CDS encoding ring-cleaving dioxygenase: protein MKKNTAGIHHITAIVGHPQENIDFYAGVLGLRLVKQTVNFDDPGTYHLYFGDGGGKPGTIITFFPWTNAYQGQIGDGQVGVTTYVVPTGSFSFWVNRLATFAIPFKKAERFGEQVIQFDDPHGLHLELVARAEGEQNTWTFGGVTPEVAIKGFGGATLFSSRPEETAKTLTNVMGLELVGTEGDYTRFKAPAEIGNIIDLKMVTGERGAVGVGTVHHIAWRAKDDNDHVEWQQHAMNLGQHVTELKDRNYFNALYFRESGEILFEIATDPPGFAHDETLETMGTQLMLPAQYEQHREQLVNSLIPIQVRPLD, encoded by the coding sequence ATGAAAAAAAATACTGCGGGAATTCACCATATAACAGCAATTGTTGGTCATCCACAGGAAAATATTGATTTTTATGCAGGGGTATTAGGTTTACGCTTAGTCAAACAAACAGTGAATTTCGATGATCCAGGCACATACCATCTATATTTTGGAGATGGTGGAGGAAAACCAGGTACAATTATTACCTTTTTCCCTTGGACAAATGCTTATCAAGGACAAATTGGGGACGGTCAAGTCGGAGTTACAACGTATGTAGTGCCAACAGGATCATTCAGTTTTTGGGTCAACCGTCTTGCAACATTTGCGATTCCATTTAAAAAAGCAGAGCGTTTTGGGGAACAAGTGATTCAATTTGATGATCCACACGGCCTACATTTAGAACTTGTTGCACGTGCAGAAGGTGAACAAAACACTTGGACATTTGGAGGAGTTACACCCGAAGTTGCGATTAAAGGCTTTGGTGGTGCAACACTTTTCTCAAGTAGACCAGAAGAAACGGCTAAAACATTAACGAATGTAATGGGACTTGAATTAGTTGGAACTGAAGGTGATTATACACGCTTTAAAGCTCCAGCTGAGATCGGTAATATCATAGATTTAAAAATGGTTACTGGAGAACGTGGCGCGGTGGGTGTCGGTACTGTCCACCATATTGCATGGCGTGCAAAGGATGATAATGATCATGTTGAATGGCAACAACATGCCATGAATCTTGGTCAACATGTAACAGAGTTGAAAGACCGTAACTACTTTAATGCATTGTACTTCCGTGAGTCAGGGGAAATATTATTTGAAATTGCAACAGATCCACCAGGATTTGCACATGATGAAACACTGGAAACAATGGGGACTCAGTTAATGTTACCAGCACAATATGAGCAACACCGTGAGCAATTAGTTAATTCACTAATTCCAATTCAAGTGCGTCCACTCGACTAA
- a CDS encoding flavin reductase family protein: MISIDPKQNSERDNYKLLIGSIIPRPIAFVTTQSEDGIVNGAPFSYFNIVSSNPPMVSLAIQRSGGRVKDTARNIYNNEQFVVHIVDDENVVKINETAASLPASESEIELANLTLISSENVSVPGVKEAKVRMECRLVQAIPLRGDEPGSDLFIGEVVLFHIDEAIYEDGRIDPRGLNAVSRLAGTSYAKIGDIFSIERPK, from the coding sequence TTGATTTCGATTGATCCAAAACAAAATAGTGAGCGAGATAATTATAAACTTTTAATTGGTTCCATCATTCCTCGACCTATTGCTTTCGTTACCACACAATCTGAGGACGGAATTGTTAATGGGGCACCATTTAGCTATTTCAATATTGTTTCATCCAACCCGCCGATGGTGTCACTTGCTATCCAAAGGTCGGGTGGCCGAGTAAAAGATACTGCACGTAATATTTATAATAACGAGCAATTTGTTGTGCATATTGTGGATGATGAGAATGTAGTCAAAATCAATGAAACTGCAGCTTCATTACCTGCATCAGAAAGTGAAATCGAATTGGCCAATCTAACGCTCATATCAAGTGAAAATGTTTCTGTACCGGGTGTAAAGGAAGCAAAAGTTCGAATGGAATGCAGACTAGTGCAAGCAATTCCTTTACGTGGAGATGAACCTGGTAGTGATTTATTCATTGGAGAAGTTGTTCTGTTTCATATAGATGAAGCAATTTATGAAGATGGACGGATTGATCCGAGAGGTTTAAATGCTGTAAGTCGTTTAGCCGGCACTAGCTATGCAAAAATTGGAGATATCTTTTCAATAGAAAGACCTAAATAG
- a CDS encoding alpha/beta hydrolase has protein sequence MMEHIFKQGTNTEKPVLLLLHGTGGNEHDLLSLANIVDPEASVLSVRGNVLENGMPRFFRRLAEGVFDEEDLIFRTNELNNFLDEASTEYKFDRQNIVAIGYSNGANIAASLLFHFKNALKGAILHHPMVPRRGITLPDLAGIQVFIAAGTNDPICSQRESVDLQQLLEDANASVGVQWVNTGHQLTMAEVEAAKDWYQKNYS, from the coding sequence ATTATGGAACATATTTTTAAACAAGGAACAAATACCGAGAAGCCAGTACTTTTACTATTACATGGTACTGGTGGAAATGAACATGACTTGCTATCTTTAGCAAATATTGTGGATCCAGAAGCTTCCGTGCTCAGTGTACGAGGGAATGTATTAGAAAATGGGATGCCTCGTTTCTTTAGACGCTTAGCTGAAGGTGTATTTGATGAGGAGGATTTAATATTCCGTACAAACGAGCTTAATAATTTTTTAGATGAAGCTTCAACGGAGTATAAATTTGACCGTCAAAACATTGTAGCTATCGGTTATTCAAATGGAGCAAATATAGCAGCAAGCCTTCTATTCCATTTTAAAAATGCACTAAAGGGTGCTATTTTACATCATCCGATGGTACCAAGACGTGGTATAACACTTCCAGATTTAGCAGGAATCCAAGTGTTTATCGCTGCAGGAACAAACGATCCGATTTGTTCACAACGAGAATCAGTTGATTTACAACAACTATTAGAGGATGCAAATGCATCGGTTGGAGTTCAATGGGTAAATACAGGACATCAGCTTACAATGGCAGAAGTGGAAGCTGCTAAAGACTGGTATCAAAAAAATTATTCTTAA
- a CDS encoding bifunctional diguanylate cyclase/phosphodiesterase codes for MKFSSQPVVEKNILELVWNNTNEAIFTIGYDGRILSANPSFTTILGWEQTDFSEDSCFPFFADMPPEEHQKQLTQFKQGHDIPYYVTKRKRKDGVVLDILASYRAINNGEVLAVGMYKDFSEQMNIQRRLQASEDCYRNLVEFIPDAIFVESNGIIVFVNSPGIGLVGAKSAHDVLGQSVWQFIRTDDPSAFKTKVQQLISTKEPIVEQLLRFDGEIIWVEIIAMSIVFEGESVIQILLRDITSKKDYEAQLEFLAFHDPLTGLTNRRYFAEQINQAVEYAEKAGHMLAVMYIDIDKFKRINDSLGHEVGDQLLKQFANRLKENVREEEVLCRIGGDEFLVLLKGLEERNTALEIVSRLHKAFQVPYLLDNQKIVVTSSIGIAVFPENGKDSKTLIMSADEALYLAKAKRNDYQFY; via the coding sequence ATGAAATTTAGTAGTCAACCTGTTGTAGAGAAAAATATTTTAGAACTTGTATGGAACAATACGAATGAAGCCATTTTTACGATTGGATATGATGGACGAATTCTTTCCGCCAATCCGTCCTTTACAACAATACTAGGTTGGGAGCAAACGGATTTTAGCGAAGATTCCTGTTTTCCATTTTTTGCAGATATGCCACCAGAAGAACATCAGAAACAATTGACTCAATTTAAGCAAGGCCATGATATTCCGTACTATGTAACAAAAAGAAAACGGAAAGACGGGGTAGTTTTAGATATATTAGCTTCCTATCGTGCCATTAATAATGGGGAAGTTTTGGCTGTTGGTATGTATAAAGATTTTTCCGAACAAATGAATATTCAACGACGACTTCAAGCTAGTGAAGATTGTTACCGGAATTTAGTCGAATTTATCCCCGATGCCATTTTTGTTGAAAGCAATGGAATAATAGTTTTTGTAAATTCTCCTGGAATCGGTTTAGTTGGTGCCAAAAGTGCACATGATGTGCTCGGTCAGTCTGTTTGGCAGTTTATTAGGACAGACGATCCATCTGCGTTTAAAACTAAAGTTCAACAGCTTATATCTACAAAAGAACCAATTGTTGAACAACTTTTACGTTTCGACGGTGAAATAATATGGGTAGAAATTATCGCAATGTCGATTGTTTTTGAAGGTGAATCTGTTATACAAATATTATTGAGAGATATCACTTCCAAAAAAGATTACGAAGCACAACTTGAATTTTTAGCGTTCCATGATCCATTAACAGGTTTAACAAACAGACGTTATTTTGCAGAACAGATTAATCAAGCAGTTGAGTATGCAGAAAAAGCAGGTCATATGCTTGCAGTGATGTATATCGATATCGATAAATTTAAACGTATAAATGATTCATTAGGCCATGAAGTTGGGGATCAACTATTGAAGCAATTTGCAAATCGATTAAAAGAAAACGTAAGAGAAGAAGAAGTTCTTTGCCGTATCGGAGGTGATGAATTCCTTGTCCTATTAAAGGGTCTGGAGGAAAGGAATACAGCGTTAGAGATAGTGTCTCGTCTACATAAAGCCTTTCAAGTTCCTTATCTTCTAGACAATCAAAAAATTGTTGTGACATCAAGTATTGGAATAGCCGTATTCCCGGAAAACGGTAAAGATTCAAAAACACTTATCATGAGTGCGGATGAAGCCTTGTATCTGGCAAAAGCAAAGCGAAATGATTATCAATTTTATTAG
- the fabF gene encoding beta-ketoacyl-ACP synthase II has protein sequence MERVVITGVGVVSPIGNNIKTFWNNLINGESGISLIDTFDVTNHKTKIAGIIRDFDAYEILGKNEARRLDRFSQFSLAAAEQAWADSELDLKRIDGERLGVYVGSGIGGLETLIKNIDALRQKGPRRVSPTLVPAMISNAAAAQISIKWNAMGPSMSPVSACAIGNTAIGEAFRLIRSGEVDVMFAGGTEAAITDLSIASFGNATALSTRNDDPTKASRPFDENRDGFVMSEGAGILILESLSHALRREAKIYAEVIGYGASSDAHHMVATHPEGKGAYLAMRSALKNANISPEEINVISAHATSTKVGDISETMAIKQLFGKQAYQIPITANKSMLGHMLGAAGGVEAIALAMSIKEQIVPPTINLENPDPLCDLDYVPSVARQVKINTGLSNSFGFGGHNAAIVLKKYE, from the coding sequence ATGGAAAGAGTTGTGATTACCGGTGTGGGAGTAGTTTCTCCTATAGGAAACAACATCAAAACATTTTGGAACAATTTGATTAACGGGGAGTCTGGTATATCTCTTATCGATACATTTGATGTTACTAATCACAAGACAAAAATTGCAGGTATCATACGAGATTTTGATGCATATGAAATTTTAGGAAAGAATGAAGCAAGACGTTTAGATCGCTTTTCTCAATTTTCTTTGGCTGCAGCTGAACAAGCTTGGGCAGACTCTGAGTTAGATCTCAAACGTATAGACGGAGAAAGATTAGGCGTATACGTTGGTTCAGGTATAGGGGGCCTTGAAACCTTAATTAAAAATATTGATGCGCTTAGACAGAAGGGACCAAGAAGAGTCAGCCCAACTCTAGTACCAGCTATGATTTCTAATGCTGCTGCTGCACAAATTAGTATCAAATGGAACGCCATGGGACCTTCTATGTCTCCTGTTTCCGCTTGTGCAATTGGGAATACAGCTATCGGAGAAGCCTTTAGACTAATCCGTTCTGGAGAAGTTGACGTTATGTTTGCGGGTGGAACAGAGGCAGCTATAACAGACTTATCAATAGCAAGCTTTGGTAATGCTACAGCATTATCAACAAGAAACGATGATCCTACCAAAGCTAGTCGTCCATTTGATGAAAATCGAGATGGATTTGTCATGTCAGAAGGAGCTGGAATTCTAATCTTAGAATCTTTATCTCATGCTTTACGTAGAGAGGCTAAGATTTATGCAGAAGTCATTGGATATGGTGCAAGTTCAGATGCACACCATATGGTAGCTACACACCCAGAAGGTAAAGGGGCATATCTTGCAATGAGATCAGCTTTAAAAAATGCCAATATATCTCCTGAAGAAATTAATGTTATTAGTGCCCATGCAACAAGTACAAAAGTGGGGGATATCTCTGAAACGATGGCTATTAAGCAGCTGTTTGGAAAGCAAGCTTATCAGATTCCAATAACAGCGAATAAATCTATGCTTGGTCATATGTTAGGGGCAGCTGGCGGAGTTGAAGCAATTGCTTTAGCAATGAGCATAAAGGAACAGATAGTTCCTCCAACAATTAACTTAGAAAATCCTGATCCACTATGTGATCTAGATTATGTACCGTCTGTAGCTCGCCAAGTGAAAATAAATACAGGGCTATCTAACTCATTTGGTTTCGGAGGTCATAACGCGGCTATTGTTTTAAAAAAATACGAGTGA
- a CDS encoding helix-turn-helix transcriptional regulator, with product MNDKTRLEALSTFLKAKRAQIKPGSIGLPAGTRRRTPGLRREEVAQLAGVSTTWYTWLEQGRDIKVSSSVLDCISTALQLSNDEKDYLYNLALEVKSEITNLKKNQSELSPSLKRILAELTYCPTIITDRHCHIMGWNPAAAHVFLDFEQIPNNQRNLIRLVFTRKEFKALAVNWEHFAKGFLAIFRTYYGHYLGDEWYNQFIEEMSHSHSEFQDLWQESQVSKAPEMIIEFRHAKAGKMLFNLTSLQVQGDMDLRCSIYTPVEETETENKLKRLMKRISAE from the coding sequence ATGAATGATAAAACTAGGCTTGAAGCTTTGTCAACATTCTTAAAAGCTAAGCGTGCCCAAATTAAGCCAGGGTCTATTGGTTTGCCTGCCGGAACACGGAGAAGGACTCCTGGGTTACGAAGAGAAGAGGTTGCACAATTAGCGGGTGTAAGTACCACTTGGTATACATGGCTAGAGCAAGGAAGAGATATAAAAGTATCTTCAAGCGTGCTTGATTGTATTTCTACAGCTTTGCAATTAAGTAATGATGAAAAAGACTACTTATACAACCTGGCATTAGAAGTAAAATCGGAAATTACAAATCTAAAAAAGAATCAATCAGAGCTTAGCCCTTCTTTAAAACGAATATTAGCTGAATTAACATATTGTCCGACTATCATTACGGATCGACATTGCCATATTATGGGTTGGAATCCTGCAGCTGCTCATGTTTTTTTAGATTTTGAACAAATACCAAATAATCAAAGAAATTTGATTCGTTTAGTTTTCACTAGAAAAGAATTTAAAGCATTGGCCGTCAATTGGGAACATTTTGCGAAAGGTTTTCTTGCTATTTTCCGTACCTATTATGGACACTATTTAGGCGATGAATGGTACAACCAGTTTATTGAAGAAATGAGTCATTCACATTCAGAATTCCAGGATTTATGGCAGGAAAGTCAAGTGAGTAAGGCTCCAGAAATGATAATTGAATTCAGACATGCAAAAGCTGGCAAAATGTTGTTTAATTTAACTTCTCTTCAAGTTCAAGGTGATATGGATTTACGGTGCAGTATCTATACACCAGTAGAGGAAACAGAAACAGAAAATAAATTAAAGCGGTTAATGAAGAGGATTTCCGCTGAATAA
- a CDS encoding MarR family winged helix-turn-helix transcriptional regulator, with the protein MYSMFVKYKIFHRPYANGLQQVLSPFQMSEAQWGLIRYIYEVGPATNSEIALYWSVEKPSVTALAQKLIDQHLIYVVYGTDKRNKVMHLTEEGIVKYQQLRQAVHTFQSSLLEGVSEEECEIVEKVLEKMQQNIRK; encoded by the coding sequence ATGTATTCAATGTTTGTTAAATATAAGATTTTTCATCGACCTTATGCGAATGGTTTACAGCAAGTGTTAAGCCCATTTCAGATGTCAGAAGCGCAGTGGGGATTGATCCGATATATATATGAAGTTGGTCCTGCGACAAATTCAGAGATTGCTTTATATTGGAGTGTCGAGAAGCCTTCTGTCACAGCACTTGCACAGAAACTTATTGATCAACATTTGATATACGTAGTTTACGGAACAGATAAGCGAAATAAAGTAATGCATTTAACGGAGGAAGGCATAGTTAAATATCAGCAATTAAGACAGGCTGTTCATACTTTCCAATCTTCGCTTTTAGAAGGCGTATCTGAAGAGGAATGTGAGATAGTGGAAAAGGTATTAGAAAAAATGCAACAAAATATTAGGAAGTAG
- a CDS encoding MFS transporter: MNKEKLWTKEFIVVSTINFLATLIFFLLMVTIASYAKSEFEASTSTAGLVSSIFIIGSLLGRLGAGRFIGQKGPIKILWIGLTFFTITSGLYFLANSILVILANRLAQGIAVGIIGTATGTIVAHILPSARKGEGIGYFSLSAILATAIGPFIGILLMKMNNGFTIMFTMNLVLSIICILFFAAVKLKLPPIKLPDKTEEKSSILSQFIEPKAVPISFIALIIGFSYSGVMTFLSFYAESINLVSAASYFFLVYAIVIIFSRPFTGKLMDSRGANIIVYPCIVLFAIGMFLFSQASAGWMLLLAAAFIGFGYGNFNSVAQTIAVKVTEPHRFGLATATYFILFDIGLGIGPYILGFIVPETGYRAIFVAMVVVIIICIPLYYLLHGRKDKELTKTAL, encoded by the coding sequence ATGAATAAGGAAAAACTTTGGACAAAGGAATTTATAGTCGTTTCAACTATAAACTTTTTAGCAACATTAATCTTCTTTTTATTAATGGTAACAATCGCCTCTTATGCGAAATCGGAATTTGAGGCCTCTACTAGTACGGCAGGCTTAGTATCAAGTATATTTATAATTGGTTCATTGTTGGGGCGACTTGGTGCCGGACGTTTCATCGGACAAAAGGGACCTATAAAAATATTATGGATTGGTTTAACTTTCTTTACAATTACATCGGGACTTTACTTCTTGGCGAACAGTATTCTAGTAATTTTGGCTAACCGATTAGCACAAGGGATTGCCGTTGGAATTATTGGTACAGCAACGGGTACCATAGTGGCTCATATATTGCCAAGTGCTCGTAAAGGAGAGGGGATTGGCTATTTTAGTTTAAGTGCTATATTAGCAACAGCTATTGGTCCGTTTATCGGGATTCTACTGATGAAAATGAACAATGGATTTACTATCATGTTCACGATGAACTTAGTTTTATCCATAATTTGTATATTATTCTTTGCAGCTGTGAAGCTAAAATTACCTCCAATTAAACTACCAGATAAAACAGAAGAAAAAAGCTCCATTTTATCTCAATTTATCGAACCGAAGGCAGTACCTATTTCTTTTATTGCATTGATCATCGGGTTTAGTTATTCAGGTGTTATGACATTTTTGTCGTTTTATGCGGAGTCCATTAATCTAGTTAGTGCAGCTAGTTATTTCTTCTTAGTTTATGCAATTGTTATTATTTTCTCCCGTCCATTTACAGGTAAATTAATGGATTCTAGAGGTGCAAACATTATTGTTTACCCATGCATAGTTCTATTTGCTATAGGCATGTTTTTGTTTAGCCAAGCTTCCGCAGGATGGATGTTACTTCTTGCAGCAGCATTCATAGGTTTTGGTTATGGTAACTTTAATTCCGTTGCACAAACGATCGCGGTTAAAGTGACAGAGCCCCACCGTTTCGGTTTAGCAACTGCAACCTATTTTATACTATTTGATATCGGATTAGGCATTGGACCATACATTTTAGGATTCATCGTTCCAGAGACTGGATACCGTGCAATCTTTGTAGCAATGGTTGTAGTAATTATTATTTGTATACCACTTTACTATTTACTACATGGCAGAAAAGATAAAGAATTAACAAAAACAGCCTTGTAA